The following are from one region of the Silene latifolia isolate original U9 population chromosome 9, ASM4854445v1, whole genome shotgun sequence genome:
- the LOC141600369 gene encoding protein trichome birefringence-like 36 produces the protein MKSEKMEKTPKFVLHFVLIVLVSFINGGSTSEIFDGVEEVETWLNNNEEEDEGNMVKRQNRGMGTSCDLTTGKWVFDKSYPLYDSSCPYLSTAVTCLKNGRPDSDFEKWRWQPFACSIPRFDALHFLGKMRNKRIMLVGDSIMRNQWESLVCLIQGVIPTARKTVTYNGPTMSFHALDFETSIEFCWAPLLVELKRGPQNKRVLHLDKIQDNARSWRGVDVLVFDSAHWWTHSLNTTSWDYFMEGDTIISNLNPMVAYEKGLATWAKWVDSNLDPRKTQVIFRSMSPRHNRENGWKCYNQREPLLYFTRPHITEPMLVLKGILRNMRFPVYLQDITNISALRRDGHPSVYNRDLAQETRQHIQKHGSDCSHWCLPGVPDTWNEMLNVIV, from the exons atgaaaagtgaaaaaatGGAAAAGACACCAAAATTTGTACTACATTTTGTGTTGATAGTGTTAGTGAGCTTCATTAATGGTGGTTCAACATCAGAAATATTTGATGGTGTTGAAGAAGTAGAAACATGGCTTAATaataatgaagaagaagatgaaggtAATATGGTAAAAAGACAGAATCGGGGAATGGGCACCTCATGTGACTTGACAACGGGCAAATGGGTGTTCGATAAATCATATCCTCTTTATGATTCAAGCTGCCCCTATTTAAGCACTGCTGTTACTTGCCTTAAAAATGGACGTCCTGATTCTGACTTTGAGAAATGGAGGTGGCAACCTTTTGCCTGTTCTATTCCTAG ATTTGATGCACTCCATTTCCTGGGAAAGATGAGGAACAAAAGAATAATGTTAGTCGGAGATTCTATAATGAGAAACCAATGGGAATCCCTTGTCTGCCTTATCCAAGGAGTCATTCCTACTGCTCGGAAAACCGTCACTTACAATGGTCCTACAATGTCCTTCCATGCTCTG GATTTCGAGACATCTATTGAGTTTTGTTGGGCTCCTCTACTAGTCGAACTAAAAAGGGGACCTCAAAATAAGCGGGTTTTACATCTTGATAAGATTCAAGACAATGCACGAAGTTGGAGAGGAGTCGATGTACTTGTCTTTGATTCAGCTCATTGGTGGACCCACTCTCTCAATACAACATC GTGGGATTATTTCATGGAAGGAGACACAATCATCAGCAATTTGAATCCAATGGTTGCTTATGAAAAAGGACTAGCGACTTGGGCTAAATGGGTGGATTCAAACCTTGATCCTCGAAAAACCCAAGTCATCTTTCGGAGCATGTCCCCTAGGCACAACAG GGAAAATGGGTGGAAATGCTATAACCAGAGGGAGCCCTTGTTGTACTTCACCCGTCCACATATTACAGAGCCAATGCTTGTGCTCAAAGGGATTCTGAGAAATATGAGATTTCCTGTATACCTTCAGGACATTACTAACATATCTGCTCTTCGAAGAGACGGTCATCCATCTGTGTACAACCGGGATCTAGCCCAGGAAACGAGGCAACATATTCAAAAACATGGTTCCGACTGTAGTCACTGGTGCCTCCCTGGTGTTCCCGACACTTGGAATGAAATGCTAAACGTGATCGTTTAG
- the LOC141600370 gene encoding germin-like protein subfamily 3 member 2, whose translation MSPAMLFLFALSFPFHIHFITASDPDPVQDFCVGPGPGCKTHVTVEDFVFSGIKLPGNFSHTETGFSSIPVNVNSFPGLNTLGMSMVRADFDVGGVNVPHYHPRATEMGYVLEGTFYAGIVDTQGNLFAKIIKKGEVMVFPRGMLHFQMNIGDSPGTILGSLDSQNPGVMKIPSSIFGTDIKEELLQKAFHMSSKEIRSIKKRFKST comes from the coding sequence ATGTCTCCGGCAATGCTATTTCTCTTCGCTCTCTCCTTCCCATTTCATATCCATTTTATCACGGCTTCCGACCCCGACCCTGTCCAAGATTTCTGCGTAGGACCTGGACCTGGTTGCAAGACCCACGTAACCGTGGAAGATTTCGTATTCTCAGGCATTAAGCTGCCAGGAAATTTCTCGCATACTGAGACGGGTTTCTCTTCAATACCCGTCAACGTCAACTCCTTCCCAGGACTGAACACACTTGGCATGTCAATGGTAAGAGCCGACTTTGACGTGGGTGGTGTAAACGTCCCACATTACCACCCTAGAGCGACCGAGATGGGGTACGTGCTAGAGGGAACATTTTACGCGGGAATTGTTGATACTCAAGGTAATCTGTTTGCAAAAATAATTAAGAAAGGTGAGGTGATGGTGTTTCCAAGGGGTATGTTGCATTTTCAGATGAATATAGGTGACTCTCCTGGTACCATTCTAGGGAGTTTAGACAGCCAAAACCCTGGCGTCATGAAAATTCcatcctccattttcggcaccgACATTAAAGAAGAGCTTCTACAGAAAGCATTCCATATGAGTTCTAAAGAGATTCGCTCCATTAAGAAGAGGTTTAAATCAACCTAA